A part of Variovorax sp. HW608 genomic DNA contains:
- a CDS encoding HIT family protein yields MNRVEGCPLCDETGGRLVHDAAKFRVIHAAEAGFPAFYRVVWKAHVAEWSELSAEDRGLCMEAVAIVEQCLRDALAPVKINLAALGNMVPHLHWHVIARFDWDTRFPQPVWAPAQRERDIGRESAIEQALPAVERDMIRRLSSRSF; encoded by the coding sequence ATGAACCGCGTCGAAGGCTGCCCCCTGTGCGACGAGACCGGCGGAAGGCTGGTCCACGATGCGGCGAAGTTCCGCGTGATCCATGCGGCGGAAGCGGGCTTTCCCGCGTTCTATCGTGTGGTCTGGAAGGCGCATGTCGCGGAGTGGTCCGAGCTTTCGGCGGAGGATCGCGGCCTTTGCATGGAGGCCGTCGCCATCGTCGAGCAATGCCTGCGCGATGCGCTGGCGCCGGTCAAGATCAATCTCGCGGCGCTCGGCAACATGGTGCCGCATCTTCACTGGCACGTGATCGCGCGCTTCGACTGGGACACGCGCTTCCCTCAGCCGGTGTGGGCGCCCGCGCAGCGCGAACGAGATATCGGGCGCGAATCCGCCATCGAGCAGGCGCTGCCCGCGGTGGAGCGCGACATGATCCGGCGCCTTTCGAGCAGGAGTTTCTGA
- a CDS encoding gamma-butyrobetaine hydroxylase-like domain-containing protein yields MAGLQAGAPTPQSITVHSLSRVLEIGFSDGAVFRIPFELMRIYSPSAEVQGHGPGQEILQTGKRDVDLLDLQPVGNYAVQPTFSDGHASGIFSWDLLYDLGARQNELWAEYEKRLAAAGVDRDAPMPEKGGHACGSH; encoded by the coding sequence ATGGCAGGTTTGCAGGCAGGCGCTCCGACGCCGCAATCGATCACGGTGCACAGCCTTTCGCGCGTGCTGGAGATCGGCTTTTCCGACGGCGCGGTCTTCAGGATCCCCTTCGAGCTGATGCGCATCTATTCGCCCTCGGCGGAAGTGCAGGGCCACGGCCCGGGGCAGGAAATCCTCCAGACCGGCAAGCGCGACGTCGACCTGCTGGACCTTCAGCCCGTCGGCAACTATGCGGTGCAGCCCACCTTCAGCGACGGCCACGCGAGCGGCATCTTTTCGTGGGACCTGCTCTACGACCTCGGCGCACGCCAGAACGAACTGTGGGCCGAGTATGAAAAGCGCCTCGCTGCCGCGGGTGTCGATCGCGACGCACCGATGCCCGAGAAGGGCGGGCACGCCTGTGGCAGCCACTGA
- the ubiE gene encoding bifunctional demethylmenaquinone methyltransferase/2-methoxy-6-polyprenyl-1,4-benzoquinol methylase UbiE — protein sequence MSTTHFGFQSVDESDKARRVRGVFDSVASRYDLMNDLMSMGLHRAWKAYTVMVANVSEGSKVLDIAGGTGDLALAFAKKVGATGQVVHTDINEAMLRTGRDRLLDAGVVLPTMVCDAEKLPFPDNHFDVVTVAFGLRNMTHKDAALKEMNRVLKAHGKLLVLEFSKVAKPLEKVYDWYSFSVLPRLGKVVAGDDASYRYLAESIRMHPGQEELKTLMKEGGFGHVDYHNMTGGVVALHVGIKC from the coding sequence ATGAGTACCACCCACTTCGGATTCCAATCGGTCGACGAGAGCGACAAGGCACGGCGCGTGCGCGGCGTGTTCGACTCGGTCGCCTCGCGCTACGACCTCATGAACGACCTCATGTCCATGGGCCTTCACCGGGCATGGAAGGCCTACACCGTCATGGTGGCGAACGTGAGCGAAGGCTCGAAGGTGCTCGACATCGCGGGCGGCACCGGCGACCTCGCCCTGGCCTTCGCGAAGAAGGTCGGCGCTACGGGCCAGGTCGTCCACACCGACATCAACGAGGCCATGCTGCGCACCGGTCGCGACCGCCTGCTGGATGCGGGCGTCGTGCTGCCCACCATGGTCTGCGATGCCGAGAAACTCCCGTTCCCCGACAACCATTTCGATGTCGTCACGGTCGCCTTCGGCCTGCGCAACATGACCCACAAGGACGCCGCGCTCAAGGAGATGAACCGCGTGCTGAAAGCGCACGGCAAGCTGCTCGTGCTCGAGTTCTCGAAGGTCGCCAAGCCGCTGGAGAAGGTCTACGACTGGTATTCGTTCAGTGTCCTGCCGCGCCTGGGCAAGGTGGTCGCGGGCGACGATGCGAGCTATCGCTATCTCGCGGAGTCGATCCGCATGCATCCGGGCCAGGAAGAACTCAAGACCCTCATGAAGGAGGGCGGTTTCGGGCATGTGGACTATCACAACATGACCGGCGGCGTCGTCGCGCTGCATGTTGGAATCAAGTGCTGA
- a CDS encoding Tim44 domain-containing protein — translation MKNLWSVMLVCALAVVSIDADAARLGGGKSFGKQSSNVTQRQATPPAAPAQPGAPAQSANDTATKPAPAAPQTAPAAPKRPWAGILGGLAAGLGLAWLANSLGLGAAFGNVLLMILLALAAVAVWRIFASRSRGASAPRTGGFAFQGAGNPADATAPAQYSPKNVGNDASARPWERNQLPFDSTPAKQPDHPAGSSMAGAAAAGGSMIGSALVGSQSWGIPAGFDTDGFLAAAKRNFVTLQDAWDRADIGTLRSMMTDEMVGEIRQQLAERETHTGGQPNKTEVVMLDAKLLGIEELPDAYLASVEFSGMIREDVSNGPSPFREVWNMTKPTGGGGWLVAGVQALQ, via the coding sequence ATGAAGAATTTGTGGTCCGTCATGCTGGTGTGTGCGCTGGCCGTCGTGAGCATCGACGCCGACGCCGCACGCCTGGGTGGCGGGAAGTCGTTCGGCAAGCAGTCGAGCAATGTGACCCAGCGCCAGGCGACACCGCCGGCGGCGCCCGCACAGCCCGGCGCACCCGCCCAGAGCGCGAACGACACCGCGACGAAGCCGGCGCCGGCTGCGCCGCAAACCGCGCCCGCAGCCCCCAAGCGTCCGTGGGCCGGCATCCTCGGCGGCCTGGCCGCGGGCCTGGGCCTCGCGTGGCTTGCCAACTCCCTCGGCCTTGGCGCCGCCTTCGGCAACGTTCTGCTGATGATCCTGCTGGCGCTGGCCGCGGTGGCCGTGTGGCGCATCTTTGCCTCGCGTTCGCGCGGCGCATCGGCACCGCGCACCGGCGGCTTCGCGTTCCAGGGCGCCGGCAATCCGGCCGATGCCACGGCACCGGCGCAGTACAGCCCCAAGAACGTCGGCAACGATGCCTCGGCCCGGCCGTGGGAGCGCAATCAGTTGCCCTTCGATTCGACCCCTGCCAAGCAGCCCGACCACCCGGCCGGTTCGTCGATGGCGGGCGCCGCCGCCGCGGGCGGCAGCATGATCGGCTCGGCCCTGGTCGGATCGCAGTCCTGGGGCATCCCGGCGGGCTTCGACACCGATGGCTTCCTCGCCGCCGCGAAGCGCAACTTCGTCACCCTGCAGGACGCCTGGGATCGCGCCGACATCGGCACGCTGCGATCGATGATGACCGACGAGATGGTCGGCGAGATCCGCCAGCAGCTGGCCGAGCGCGAGACCCACACCGGCGGCCAGCCGAACAAGACCGAGGTCGTGATGCTCGACGCGAAGCTCCTGGGCATCGAGGAACTGCCCGACGCCTATCTGGCGAGCGTCGAGTTCTCCGGCATGATCCGCGAGGACGTTTCCAACGGCCCGAGCCCGTTCCGCGAAGTCTGGAACATGACCAAGCCCACCGGCGGCGGCGGCTGGCTGGTGGCAGGCGTCCAAGCATTGCAATAG
- a CDS encoding ubiquinone biosynthesis accessory factor UbiJ — protein sequence MVTPSSPFSFLDDLFNRVGSRLQPPDWAIREIQHRTVLFLNHVLQQEPEAQQRLMRQQGRVALFQWRFVTMKFVATPAGLLDLAPEGPEPELTLTVTEESPFGLARAAFSGEKPAVRIEGDVQLAAEVNWLVDHVRWDVEDDLARLIGDVPAHTIATGARRVVEALRRFVGERSGKGGGSAGAE from the coding sequence ATGGTTACACCATCGTCCCCTTTTTCGTTTCTAGACGATCTCTTCAATCGCGTCGGCAGCCGGCTGCAGCCGCCGGACTGGGCGATCCGCGAAATCCAGCACCGGACGGTGCTGTTCCTGAACCACGTCCTGCAACAGGAGCCCGAGGCGCAGCAGCGGCTGATGCGCCAGCAGGGCCGGGTGGCGCTTTTCCAATGGCGCTTCGTGACCATGAAGTTCGTCGCGACGCCTGCCGGTCTGCTGGACCTCGCCCCCGAGGGCCCCGAACCCGAGCTCACCCTGACCGTCACGGAGGAATCGCCCTTCGGCCTGGCCCGGGCCGCATTCAGCGGTGAGAAGCCGGCGGTGCGCATCGAGGGCGACGTGCAGCTGGCGGCGGAAGTCAACTGGCTCGTCGACCATGTTCGATGGGATGTCGAGGACGACCTCGCCCGCCTGATCGGCGATGTGCCGGCGCACACGATCGCGACCGGCGCACGCCGGGTGGTGGAGGCGTTGCGCCGCTTTGTCGGCGAGCGTTCCGGCAAGGGCGGCGGCTCCGCGGGCGCCGAATGA